The Streptococcus sp. VT 162 genome has a window encoding:
- a CDS encoding thiol peroxidase, giving the protein MTTFLGNPVTFTGKQLQVGDKALDFSLTTTDLSKKTLADFDGKKKVLSVVPSIDTGICSTQTRRFNQELANLDNTVVLTVSMDLPFAQGRWCGAEGLDNAIMLSDYFDHSFGRDYALLINEWHLLARAVFVLDTDNVIRYVEYVDNINTEPDFEAAIAAVKELD; this is encoded by the coding sequence ATGACCACTTTTCTCGGAAATCCTGTAACTTTTACAGGTAAACAACTGCAAGTCGGAGACAAGGCACTTGACTTTTCTCTTACGACAACCGATCTCTCTAAAAAAACGCTAGCTGACTTTGATGGAAAGAAAAAAGTCTTGAGTGTTGTCCCTTCTATCGATACTGGTATCTGCTCAACGCAAACACGTCGATTCAACCAAGAACTAGCTAACCTCGACAATACCGTCGTTCTTACTGTTTCTATGGACCTACCATTTGCCCAAGGACGCTGGTGTGGGGCTGAAGGCCTTGACAATGCCATCATGCTCTCAGACTACTTTGACCATTCTTTCGGACGCGATTATGCCCTTTTGATCAACGAATGGCATCTCCTTGCACGTGCCGTCTTTGTTCTCGATACTGACAATGTCATCCGTTATGTAGAATACGTTGACAACATCAATACAGAACCAGACTTTGAAGCTGCTATTGCTGCAGTAAAAGAACTGGACTAA
- a CDS encoding MarR family transcriptional regulator: MTPNKEDYLKCIYEIGTEMQKITNKEIAARMQVSPPAVTEMIKRMKSENLILKDKENGYLLTDIGLKLVSELYRKHRLIEVFLVHHLDYTSDQIHEEAEVLEHTVSDLFVKRLDKLLGFPQTCPHGGTIPAEGELLVEINNLPLAAVQEAGTYLLTRVHDSFELLKYLEKHAIHIGDQVHVKQFDGFSNSFTLVNKDEDLQVSMDIAKQLYVEKIN; this comes from the coding sequence ATGACTCCAAATAAAGAAGACTACCTAAAATGTATTTATGAAATCGGTACGGAGATGCAGAAAATCACCAATAAGGAAATTGCTGCCCGTATGCAGGTCTCTCCGCCTGCTGTAACAGAGATGATCAAACGCATGAAAAGTGAAAATCTCATCCTCAAGGATAAGGAGAATGGCTATCTATTAACAGATATTGGTCTCAAACTGGTCTCTGAGCTCTATCGTAAACACCGTTTGATTGAAGTCTTTCTAGTTCACCATTTGGACTATACTAGCGATCAGATCCACGAAGAAGCTGAGGTCCTAGAACACACTGTCTCCGACCTTTTTGTAAAGAGACTGGATAAACTGCTTGGTTTCCCTCAAACCTGCCCCCACGGTGGAACCATACCAGCCGAGGGAGAACTCTTGGTTGAAATCAATAACCTGCCACTAGCAGCCGTCCAGGAAGCTGGAACCTATCTCCTGACTCGTGTTCATGATAGTTTTGAACTACTCAAATATCTAGAAAAGCACGCAATTCATATCGGTGACCAAGTCCATGTCAAGCAGTTTGATGGCTTTTCCAATAGCTTTACTCTGGTCAACAAAGACGAAGACCTCCAAGTTAGTATGGATATCGCCAAACAACTCTATGTCGAAAAAATCAACTAA
- a CDS encoding tyrosyl-tRNA deacylase: MKIIIQRVKKAQVSIEGQVQGKINQGLLLLVGVGPEDQEEDLDYAVRKLVNMRIFSDAEGKMNLSVKDIEGAILSISQFTLFADTKKGNRPAFTGAAKPDMASDFYDAFNQKLAQEVPVQTGIFGADMQVELVNDGPVTIILDTKNR, translated from the coding sequence ATGAAAATTATTATCCAACGAGTTAAGAAAGCTCAAGTGAGTATTGAAGGTCAGGTTCAGGGAAAAATCAATCAGGGGCTCTTATTGTTGGTCGGAGTAGGACCAGAGGACCAAGAGGAAGATCTGGACTATGCTGTCCGAAAGCTCGTCAACATGCGGATTTTTTCAGATGCAGAAGGCAAGATGAATCTGTCTGTTAAGGATATTGAGGGCGCAATTCTTTCTATTTCTCAGTTTACCCTCTTTGCGGACACTAAGAAAGGCAATCGTCCCGCCTTTACAGGTGCAGCCAAGCCTGATATGGCATCAGATTTCTATGATGCTTTCAATCAAAAGCTAGCGCAAGAAGTGCCCGTTCAGACAGGTATCTTTGGAGCAGATATGCAGGTTGAGCTGGTCAATGACGGACCAGTCACCATTATCCTTGATACTAAAAATAGATAA
- a CDS encoding GTP pyrophosphokinase, producing the protein MPKEVNLTGDQVVALTKEYLTKEDVAFVQKALIYAVDCHSGQFRKSGEPYIIHPIQVAGILAKLKLDAVTVACGFLHDVVEDTDATLDDLEREFGHDVRIIVDGVTKLGKVEYKSLEEQLAENHRKMLMAMSEDIRVILVKLSDRLHNMRTLKHLRKDKQERISRETMEIYAPLAHRLGISSVKWELEDLSFRYLNPTEFYKITHMMKEKRREREALVDEVVTKLEDYATERNLKGKIYGRPKHIYSIYRKMQDKKKRFEEIYDLIAIRCILDTQSDVYAMLGYVHELWKPMPGRFKDYIANRKANGYQSIHTTVYGPKGPIEFQIRTKEMHEVAEYGVAAHWAYKKGIKGQVNSKESAIGMNWIKEMMELQDQADDAKEFVDSVKENYLAEEIYVFTPDGAVRSLPKDSGPIDFAYEIHTKVGEKATGAKVNGRMVPLTTKLKTGDQVEIITNPNSFGPSRDWLNMVKTSKARNKIRQFFKNQDKELSVNKGREMLMAQFQENGYVANKFMDKRHMDEVLQKTSYKTEEALYAAIGFGEIGAITVFNRLTEKERREEERAKAKAEAEELVKGGEVKVENKETLKVKHEGGVVIEGASGLLVRIAKCCNPVPGDDIVGYITKGRGVAIHRVDCMNLRAQENYEQRLLDVEWEDQFSSKEYTAHIDIYGLNRTGLLNDVLQVLSNTTKNISTVNAQPTKDMKFANIHVSFGISNLSTLTTVVDKIKSVPEVYSVKRTNG; encoded by the coding sequence ATGCCGAAAGAAGTGAATTTGACGGGCGATCAGGTAGTCGCTTTAACGAAAGAATATTTAACAAAGGAAGACGTTGCTTTTGTACAAAAAGCATTGATTTACGCAGTTGATTGTCATAGTGGGCAGTTTCGGAAATCAGGAGAGCCCTATATTATCCATCCCATTCAGGTAGCAGGCATTTTGGCTAAGCTCAAGCTGGATGCTGTAACCGTTGCCTGTGGTTTTTTGCATGACGTGGTTGAAGACACAGATGCGACACTGGATGATTTGGAGAGAGAGTTCGGTCATGATGTTCGGATTATCGTTGACGGGGTGACCAAGCTTGGTAAGGTTGAGTACAAATCACTCGAGGAACAATTGGCTGAAAATCACCGCAAGATGCTTATGGCCATGTCTGAGGATATCCGCGTTATCTTGGTTAAATTATCGGACCGTTTGCACAATATGCGGACTCTCAAACACCTGCGAAAGGACAAGCAAGAACGTATCTCCAGAGAAACCATGGAAATTTACGCACCACTTGCTCATCGTCTAGGGATTTCCAGTGTCAAGTGGGAGTTGGAAGATCTATCTTTCCGTTATCTCAATCCAACTGAGTTTTACAAGATCACCCACATGATGAAGGAAAAACGCAGAGAACGTGAGGCTCTGGTCGACGAAGTCGTAACCAAGTTGGAGGACTATGCTACCGAACGCAATCTCAAAGGGAAAATCTATGGTCGTCCTAAGCATATCTATTCGATCTACCGCAAGATGCAGGATAAGAAGAAACGCTTTGAGGAAATTTATGACCTGATTGCCATTCGCTGTATCTTAGATACCCAGAGTGATGTTTACGCCATGCTGGGTTATGTGCATGAACTTTGGAAACCCATGCCAGGCCGCTTCAAAGACTATATCGCTAACCGCAAGGCCAACGGTTACCAGTCTATTCATACGACTGTTTATGGGCCAAAAGGGCCGATTGAATTCCAGATTCGGACCAAGGAAATGCACGAAGTGGCTGAGTACGGGGTTGCGGCTCACTGGGCTTATAAGAAAGGTATTAAAGGGCAGGTCAATAGCAAGGAATCTGCTATTGGGATGAACTGGATCAAGGAGATGATGGAGCTCCAAGACCAGGCTGATGATGCCAAGGAATTTGTGGACTCTGTTAAAGAAAACTATCTGGCGGAGGAGATTTACGTCTTTACTCCAGATGGTGCGGTTCGCTCCCTTCCAAAAGATTCAGGACCGATTGACTTTGCCTATGAAATCCACACCAAAGTCGGTGAAAAAGCGACCGGTGCCAAGGTCAATGGCCGTATGGTTCCACTGACAACCAAGCTTAAGACAGGGGATCAGGTTGAAATTATCACCAACCCCAACTCCTTTGGTCCAAGTCGTGACTGGCTCAACATGGTCAAGACCAGTAAGGCGCGCAACAAGATTCGTCAGTTCTTTAAAAATCAAGACAAGGAATTATCTGTAAATAAGGGCCGTGAGATGTTGATGGCCCAGTTCCAAGAAAACGGCTATGTAGCCAATAAATTCATGGACAAGCGCCATATGGATGAGGTTCTTCAAAAGACCAGCTACAAGACAGAGGAGGCTCTCTACGCAGCCATTGGTTTTGGAGAAATTGGCGCTATTACCGTCTTTAACCGTTTGACAGAAAAGGAACGTCGTGAGGAAGAACGCGCTAAGGCCAAGGCGGAAGCAGAAGAGCTTGTCAAAGGTGGCGAAGTTAAGGTTGAAAATAAAGAAACCCTCAAGGTTAAGCATGAGGGTGGTGTGGTCATTGAAGGGGCTTCAGGTCTCCTAGTTCGGATTGCCAAGTGTTGCAATCCAGTGCCAGGTGACGACATTGTCGGCTACATTACTAAGGGACGCGGTGTGGCTATTCACCGTGTGGACTGTATGAACCTCCGTGCCCAAGAAAACTACGAGCAACGTCTCCTTGATGTGGAGTGGGAAGATCAATTCTCAAGCAAGGAATACACTGCTCACATCGATATCTATGGTCTCAACCGTACAGGGCTTTTGAACGATGTTTTACAAGTTCTCTCCAACACAACTAAGAATATCTCGACCGTTAATGCTCAACCAACCAAGGATATGAAATTTGCCAATATCCATGTCTCCTTTGGTATTTCCAACCTCTCTACACTGACTACAGTCGTGGACAAGATTAAGAGTGTGCCAGAGGTCTACTCTGTCAAACGGACCAACGGCTAA